The following are from one region of the Desulfurispira natronophila genome:
- the thiE gene encoding thiamine phosphate synthase, producing the protein MFNLCVITASDQLADHVQTAQAALAGGADMIQLRDKQLDCNDELLAIARQIMELKRQYSFHFVVNDCIEVALKCDADGVHLGQDDDGIDLARQILGNDKLIGISTHSLVEAVKAAEAGADYIGFGPMYATVSKDSPYSPRSADELRRIAETVQIPVCAIGGIEPEVLDELCVSPQVFCAVISGIRQGTGISEQVKAYIEALRSARKRRGF; encoded by the coding sequence ATGTTCAATCTTTGTGTGATAACTGCCTCAGACCAGTTGGCTGATCATGTGCAGACGGCGCAGGCAGCTTTGGCAGGCGGCGCTGACATGATCCAGTTGCGGGACAAGCAGCTTGACTGTAATGACGAGCTCCTGGCCATAGCCCGCCAGATCATGGAGCTCAAGCGACAGTACTCGTTTCATTTTGTTGTTAATGACTGTATAGAAGTTGCCCTGAAGTGTGATGCCGATGGCGTACACCTGGGGCAGGATGATGACGGTATTGATCTGGCGCGCCAGATTCTCGGCAACGACAAGCTGATTGGTATATCCACCCACAGTCTGGTTGAGGCGGTAAAGGCAGCAGAGGCGGGGGCTGATTATATCGGTTTTGGTCCTATGTACGCCACAGTCTCCAAGGACTCGCCTTATAGCCCGCGCAGTGCCGATGAACTGCGGCGCATTGCCGAGACTGTCCAAATCCCCGTCTGTGCCATAGGCGGCATAGAGCCAGAAGTGCTGGATGAACTTTGTGTGAGCCCCCAGGTCTTTTGTGCCGTCATCAGTGGCATACGCCAAGGAACAGGCATTTCTGAGCAGGTGAAGGCTTATATTGAGGCTCTGCGGAGTGCTCGTAAGCGCCGCGGTTTCTGA
- the rpsO gene encoding 30S ribosomal protein S15: MALTKERKEEIIRDFGQSEGDTGSPEVQVALLTERIVYLTEHFKEHKHDFHSRRGLLMLVGKRRRLLDYLKKKEISRYRKLIERLNIRK, from the coding sequence ATGGCTCTTACAAAAGAGAGAAAAGAAGAAATTATTCGGGATTTCGGTCAGTCCGAGGGGGATACAGGTTCTCCTGAGGTACAGGTCGCCCTGCTTACTGAGCGCATTGTCTATTTGACGGAGCACTTTAAGGAGCACAAGCACGACTTTCACTCCCGCCGTGGACTGCTTATGCTGGTAGGCAAGCGTCGTCGCTTGCTCGATTACCTCAAGAAAAAAGAGATTAGCCGTTACCGTAAGCTCATCGAACGCCTGAATATCCGCAAGTAA
- the pnp gene encoding polyribonucleotide nucleotidyltransferase — MESISVEFGGRTIEMQTGQVARQATSSVLLRDGDNVVLVTVVSNKEPREGIDFFPLTVNYIEKRYSSGRIPGGFKKREGMPSDDETLISRLIDRPLRPLFPDGYFNETQVIATVMSSDAERPLDMLAMYGAATALHISDVPFAGPMGSCRIGRIDGEFVLNPSYEEIERSDMDVALAATREAILMVEAGANEVPDQEMLDAIAFGHQAIQTLLDTQEEFRSRTGDAKREFTPHEVDAELKRSIEANFRGKIEAALALGNKMDTYAALDDAKKEFKEHYTAALGEEGFAEQKKTYMRIFGDMEREVMRSNILDKGVRADGRSLSDVRAISIEPSFLPRTHGSVLFTRGETQAIVTTTLGTGSDEQFVETLQGEHKSDYLFHYNFPPYCVGEAGFLRAPGRREIGHGALAKRAIEPILPGKEDFPYTVRVVSEITESNGSSSMASACGASLALMDAGVPVSGAVSGIAMGLILEGERFAILSDILGIEDHLGDMDFKVAGTAKGITALQMDIKIVGITQEIMRTALDQALAGRQHIMNEMDKALDAPRPELNPHAPRIVTIMVKPDKIRDIIGVGGKIIRGIVEETGAKIDIEDDGRCLIASANSESLNRAIAIIEGILEEPEIGKTYRGKVKKIAEFGAFVEFLPNQDGLLHISQMDHRRVEKVTDILQEGDELDVQLIEVDHKTGKYKLSRKALIIKPAGMDDDDVEQERRPRKPMHARKNRN; from the coding sequence ATGGAATCAATTTCAGTAGAATTCGGTGGACGTACCATCGAAATGCAGACTGGACAGGTTGCCCGCCAGGCAACCTCTTCGGTGTTGTTGCGCGATGGCGACAATGTCGTTCTGGTTACGGTTGTCAGTAATAAAGAGCCCCGAGAGGGCATCGACTTCTTTCCCCTGACAGTTAACTACATAGAAAAGCGCTACAGCTCTGGCCGTATCCCCGGCGGCTTCAAAAAGCGCGAGGGTATGCCGTCTGACGATGAGACACTCATTTCCCGCCTGATCGACCGCCCCCTGCGCCCACTTTTCCCCGATGGGTACTTCAACGAAACCCAGGTCATTGCCACGGTAATGTCTTCCGATGCCGAGCGCCCGCTGGACATGCTGGCTATGTACGGCGCTGCCACTGCCCTACATATCTCTGATGTTCCCTTTGCCGGTCCCATGGGATCCTGCCGTATTGGCCGTATTGACGGGGAATTTGTCCTCAATCCCAGCTACGAGGAGATTGAGCGCAGTGATATGGATGTTGCCCTGGCAGCAACCCGTGAGGCTATCCTTATGGTGGAAGCCGGTGCCAACGAAGTTCCCGACCAGGAGATGTTGGATGCCATTGCCTTTGGTCATCAGGCTATTCAGACGCTGCTGGACACCCAGGAGGAGTTTCGCAGCCGCACTGGTGATGCCAAGCGTGAGTTTACTCCCCACGAAGTGGATGCTGAACTCAAGCGTAGCATTGAAGCTAATTTCCGCGGCAAGATCGAAGCAGCGCTGGCACTTGGCAACAAGATGGACACCTATGCGGCCCTCGATGACGCCAAGAAGGAATTCAAGGAACACTACACCGCTGCGCTGGGCGAAGAGGGCTTTGCCGAGCAGAAAAAGACATATATGCGCATCTTTGGCGACATGGAGCGGGAAGTCATGCGCAGCAACATTCTGGATAAGGGTGTGCGTGCTGATGGCCGCAGCTTGTCGGATGTACGTGCCATTTCCATTGAACCGAGCTTTTTGCCCCGCACTCACGGCAGTGTGCTCTTCACTCGCGGCGAGACCCAGGCCATTGTTACCACTACCCTGGGTACCGGCTCTGACGAGCAGTTTGTGGAAACCCTGCAGGGAGAACACAAGTCAGACTATCTCTTTCACTATAACTTCCCCCCCTACTGTGTCGGCGAAGCAGGTTTCCTGCGCGCTCCCGGACGCCGCGAAATCGGCCACGGCGCACTGGCCAAGCGAGCCATTGAACCGATACTGCCTGGCAAGGAAGACTTCCCCTACACCGTCCGCGTTGTTTCAGAGATCACTGAGTCCAACGGCTCCTCCAGCATGGCTAGCGCCTGCGGTGCCTCCCTCGCCCTGATGGACGCCGGGGTGCCTGTCAGTGGTGCTGTTTCCGGTATTGCCATGGGGCTGATTCTCGAAGGTGAGCGCTTTGCGATTCTCTCTGACATTCTGGGTATAGAGGATCACCTGGGCGACATGGACTTCAAGGTGGCGGGTACTGCCAAAGGCATTACTGCCCTGCAGATGGATATCAAGATTGTGGGGATTACTCAGGAGATTATGCGCACGGCCCTGGACCAGGCGCTGGCTGGTCGCCAGCACATCATGAACGAGATGGACAAGGCACTTGATGCCCCCCGTCCCGAGCTCAATCCCCATGCGCCGCGCATTGTCACCATCATGGTCAAGCCTGATAAAATACGCGACATCATCGGTGTCGGCGGCAAAATCATTCGTGGTATTGTCGAAGAGACCGGTGCCAAGATCGATATTGAGGACGATGGGCGCTGTCTCATCGCTTCCGCCAACAGCGAAAGCCTCAATCGTGCCATCGCCATTATCGAAGGCATTTTGGAGGAGCCAGAGATCGGTAAGACCTACCGGGGCAAAGTCAAAAAAATTGCTGAGTTTGGCGCCTTTGTTGAGTTCCTGCCTAATCAGGACGGTTTGCTGCACATCTCCCAGATGGATCACCGGCGAGTGGAGAAAGTCACTGATATTTTGCAGGAAGGTGATGAGCTTGACGTGCAGCTAATTGAGGTGGACCATAAGACTGGAAAGTATAAGCTTTCACGTAAGGCGCTTATCATCAAGCCAGCAGGTATGGATGATGATGACGTTGAGCAAGAGCGCCGTCCTCGCAAACCTATGCATGCTCGGAAAAATCGTAATTGA
- the rplU gene encoding 50S ribosomal protein L21: MQAVVKTCGKQYHVSEGDVFAVSRLEGNVGDMVDLNEVLVLTGSDDNVVVGSPYVEGAKVSVEILEQYKAKKITVFKSKRRKKYKRKQGHRQHMTRLRVASIQQ; this comes from the coding sequence GTGCAAGCCGTCGTAAAAACCTGCGGTAAGCAGTACCATGTCAGCGAAGGAGATGTCTTTGCCGTAAGCCGGCTGGAAGGCAACGTGGGAGACATGGTTGATCTAAATGAAGTGCTTGTGCTCACCGGCAGTGATGACAATGTCGTTGTTGGTAGCCCGTATGTAGAAGGGGCCAAAGTATCCGTCGAGATTCTCGAGCAGTACAAGGCCAAAAAGATTACCGTATTCAAGTCGAAACGCCGCAAAAAATACAAGCGCAAACAGGGCCATCGTCAACACATGACTCGGCTCCGGGTTGCTTCGATCCAGCAGTAA
- the rpmA gene encoding 50S ribosomal protein L27 — MAHKKAGGSTRNGRDSQSKRLGVKKFGGELVLAGNILVRQRGTRFYPGENVGMGRDFTLFSKVNGTVNFTTKAGGRRYISITPVEG; from the coding sequence ATGGCACACAAAAAAGCAGGCGGCAGTACCCGTAACGGACGGGACTCCCAATCCAAACGACTCGGCGTCAAAAAATTTGGCGGTGAGCTTGTTCTGGCAGGCAATATCCTGGTACGCCAACGTGGCACTCGTTTTTACCCTGGTGAGAACGTGGGGATGGGGCGCGACTTCACCCTCTTTTCCAAGGTGAATGGCACGGTGAACTTCACCACCAAAGCTGGTGGGCGACGCTACATCAGCATTACTCCTGTCGAGGGATGA
- the obgE gene encoding GTPase ObgE, whose protein sequence is MFLDHLTLKVQGGKGGDGCMSFLREKYVPLGGPNGGNGGKGGDVVIQADERYQTLHDFGYQRHYRAKRGQHGRGSNMTGRSGESTILYAPPGTIVRDAVSGEVLADLVEAGQQVVVAAGGRGGRGNAAFATPANKAPRRADPGQEGEYREIEMELKLLADVGLAGLPNAGKSTLISTISAARPKVADYPFTTLVPNLGVVKVTDFQSFVVADIPGLISGASDGAGLGHQFLRHIERTSVIAQLVDLASPEYTVEEAFSIIDGELRAYGDDLVRKQRILVGTKLDSAQDQEAVEKLQCIADQKGFDLIFISSITGENLQALVRKLWEAVQEDRGYHDS, encoded by the coding sequence ATGTTCCTGGATCACTTAACCCTCAAGGTGCAGGGGGGCAAAGGCGGCGATGGCTGCATGAGCTTTTTGCGGGAAAAATATGTTCCCCTGGGCGGCCCTAATGGTGGAAATGGCGGTAAGGGCGGTGATGTTGTCATACAGGCCGATGAGCGCTATCAGACCCTTCATGACTTTGGCTATCAGCGACATTACCGGGCCAAGCGGGGTCAGCATGGGCGTGGTTCCAACATGACGGGCCGCTCCGGAGAAAGTACTATTCTTTACGCTCCTCCTGGCACCATAGTGCGTGATGCTGTCAGTGGTGAAGTACTGGCGGATCTTGTGGAGGCGGGACAGCAAGTGGTGGTAGCAGCGGGCGGTCGCGGGGGGCGTGGCAATGCGGCCTTTGCAACTCCTGCCAACAAAGCACCTCGTCGCGCTGATCCTGGTCAAGAGGGCGAATACCGGGAAATCGAAATGGAGCTGAAGCTATTGGCAGACGTAGGGTTGGCTGGGCTGCCCAATGCGGGTAAATCCACATTGATTTCCACTATTTCAGCGGCACGTCCCAAGGTTGCTGACTATCCATTTACCACCCTGGTTCCCAATCTGGGTGTAGTCAAGGTAACAGACTTTCAGTCGTTTGTGGTTGCCGATATTCCAGGCCTTATCAGTGGTGCGTCAGATGGGGCCGGGCTGGGGCACCAGTTTCTGCGTCATATAGAGCGCACCAGCGTAATTGCTCAGCTGGTGGACTTGGCCTCACCGGAATATACCGTCGAGGAGGCTTTCTCCATTATTGATGGCGAGTTGCGGGCCTATGGTGATGATCTGGTCCGCAAGCAGCGAATATTGGTGGGCACCAAACTGGATAGCGCTCAGGACCAGGAAGCGGTGGAGAAACTGCAATGTATTGCAGATCAAAAGGGATTTGACTTAATTTTCATTTCCAGTATAACTGGCGAAAATCTTCAAGCCCTTGTACGCAAACTCTGGGAAGCCGTACAGGAAGATCGGGGTTATCATGATTCCTGA
- the rsfS gene encoding ribosome silencing factor, with protein MIPEALLQRISQLADEKHATHPRALDLAAVSSFADYFFICTAESTRQAQAIADHITETIKKETGRRPLGQEGYQAGEWILVDLDEVIVHIFTPQLREYYRIEALWEEAAEVELEIPHYQRGQSTQSPLSDAD; from the coding sequence ATGATTCCTGAAGCACTGTTGCAGCGCATAAGCCAGTTGGCTGACGAAAAACACGCCACCCACCCCAGGGCTCTTGATTTGGCTGCAGTTTCTAGTTTTGCTGATTACTTTTTTATCTGTACTGCTGAGTCTACCCGTCAGGCCCAAGCCATTGCCGACCACATAACCGAGACTATCAAAAAAGAGACTGGTCGTAGACCACTGGGTCAGGAAGGTTATCAGGCGGGTGAGTGGATACTCGTAGATCTTGACGAGGTTATTGTTCACATATTTACCCCACAGTTGCGCGAGTACTACCGTATTGAAGCGCTGTGGGAGGAAGCGGCTGAGGTTGAGCTTGAAATACCGCATTATCAGCGTGGGCAAAGTACGCAATCGCCACTTTCAGACGCTGATTGA
- a CDS encoding 23S rRNA (pseudouridine(1915)-N(3))-methyltransferase RlmH has translation MKYRIISVGKVRNRHFQTLIDDFESRIARLVPFESLQVADEKIRESSPPSRIREQESQRVLERIPADSGVVALDEGGQQMSSVALARWLQKQEPRWRSITFCVGGALGHGECLQQRADTTLSLSLLTFNHHLARLVTVEQIYRALSIQRGLPYHNE, from the coding sequence TTGAAATACCGCATTATCAGCGTGGGCAAAGTACGCAATCGCCACTTTCAGACGCTGATTGACGATTTTGAAAGCCGCATCGCCCGCTTGGTTCCCTTTGAATCCCTGCAGGTAGCAGATGAGAAGATTCGTGAATCATCACCTCCCTCTCGCATTCGCGAGCAGGAGTCCCAACGGGTTCTGGAGCGTATTCCTGCCGACAGTGGAGTAGTGGCTCTGGATGAAGGTGGCCAGCAAATGAGCTCCGTCGCTCTTGCTCGGTGGCTTCAAAAACAAGAGCCACGTTGGCGCAGCATCACTTTTTGCGTCGGTGGCGCATTAGGCCACGGTGAGTGCTTGCAGCAGCGGGCCGATACCACTCTTTCCTTGTCATTACTGACTTTTAATCATCACCTGGCTCGCCTGGTGACTGTTGAGCAGATATATCGGGCCCTCAGTATTCAACGGGGCCTGCCCTATCACAATGAGTAG
- a CDS encoding TraR/DksA family transcriptional regulator, translating into MGIDLEQAKQKLLQMKRETAEAIRQRSEQSNELGRDGAQDSADEASNDYLRNIMIEMNDRDARRLRLIDLALERIEKGTYEICMECGDDIAPQRLDYRPFARYCRDCKEELEQSREVDD; encoded by the coding sequence ATGGGTATTGACCTTGAACAAGCCAAACAAAAACTGCTGCAGATGAAGCGTGAAACAGCAGAAGCTATTCGGCAGCGCAGCGAGCAAAGCAATGAGTTGGGCCGTGATGGTGCTCAGGACAGTGCTGATGAAGCGAGCAACGATTATCTGCGCAATATAATGATAGAGATGAACGATCGTGACGCCAGGCGTTTGCGTCTGATTGACCTTGCCTTGGAGCGTATTGAGAAGGGGACCTACGAAATCTGTATGGAGTGTGGTGATGACATAGCCCCACAGCGCCTTGATTATCGTCCTTTTGCACGCTATTGCCGCGACTGCAAGGAGGAACTGGAGCAGTCCAGGGAAGTGGATGACTGA
- the gpmI gene encoding 2,3-bisphosphoglycerate-independent phosphoglycerate mutase — MPAPCALVILDGLGHRSDVRGNAVAAARMPFFKGLLANSPHGLLQASGEAVGLPPGQMGNSEVGHLNLGAGRVVYQELVRISLALREGTIAQNAPVNAFLAQVQQQSGILHFVGLLSDGGVHSHMEHLFGLIDYARSQGVKQIAVHAILDGRDTSPSSGVSYLKQFQRFAADRPGVELASVVGRFYAMDRDKRWERLEQAYQLFTAGEGQVTSAPLQQVEEAYGRGITDEFMVPIKVTDTPIMNAGDSVFCFNFRADRARQLTQALALDHELPFDAPVKLPRYLCLTEYAEEYSLPCAFTSEPLPDLLGEVVSRRGLRQLRIAETEKYAHVTFFFNGGEERQFEGEDRELIPSPRDVRTYDLKPQMSADDVAARLVGCLETVPYDLVVLNFANPDMVGHSGVFEAAVQACEAVDRSLQKAVEALRQRGYHVLITADHGNAEQMEDEHGNPHTAHTTNPVPVVLLSDEPWQLAPAGKLADVAPTLLQLLDVPVPDAMNGVSLVSRA; from the coding sequence ATGCCTGCACCTTGTGCTCTGGTTATTCTTGACGGTCTTGGTCATCGGTCTGATGTTCGAGGGAATGCGGTGGCAGCAGCCAGGATGCCATTTTTTAAAGGCTTGTTGGCGAACTCTCCCCATGGTCTTTTGCAAGCCAGTGGTGAAGCCGTAGGTTTGCCGCCGGGACAAATGGGCAACTCCGAGGTGGGGCATCTCAACCTGGGAGCGGGTCGAGTCGTTTACCAGGAGTTGGTGCGTATCAGCCTGGCTCTGCGGGAAGGAACCATTGCCCAGAATGCTCCCGTTAATGCCTTTCTTGCCCAGGTACAGCAGCAGTCGGGCATCTTGCACTTTGTCGGACTGCTCTCAGATGGCGGTGTGCACTCCCACATGGAACACCTGTTTGGGTTGATAGACTATGCTCGCAGTCAAGGGGTCAAGCAGATCGCCGTGCATGCTATTCTCGATGGGCGTGACACCTCCCCCTCCAGTGGGGTATCGTATCTGAAGCAGTTTCAACGATTTGCCGCTGACCGCCCAGGAGTTGAACTTGCTTCTGTGGTGGGGCGTTTTTACGCTATGGATCGGGATAAACGTTGGGAACGGCTGGAACAGGCGTACCAACTCTTCACGGCAGGAGAGGGGCAGGTGACCAGTGCTCCTTTGCAGCAGGTAGAGGAGGCATATGGACGTGGTATTACCGACGAATTTATGGTGCCTATAAAAGTCACGGATACGCCGATTATGAATGCGGGGGACAGCGTCTTTTGCTTTAACTTCCGTGCCGATCGGGCTCGTCAGCTTACTCAAGCCCTGGCCCTGGATCATGAGTTGCCCTTCGATGCTCCGGTTAAGCTCCCACGCTACCTTTGCTTGACGGAATATGCCGAAGAGTACTCGCTTCCTTGCGCCTTTACCTCTGAGCCTTTGCCGGACTTGCTTGGAGAAGTCGTTTCGCGCCGCGGCTTGCGTCAACTGCGTATAGCTGAAACAGAAAAATATGCTCACGTCACCTTTTTCTTTAATGGAGGTGAGGAGCGACAATTCGAGGGTGAGGATCGGGAGCTCATCCCTTCTCCCCGAGATGTCCGAACCTATGACCTTAAACCCCAGATGAGTGCCGATGACGTGGCAGCGCGTCTGGTTGGGTGTCTGGAAACGGTGCCCTACGATTTGGTAGTACTTAATTTTGCCAATCCCGATATGGTGGGGCACTCGGGCGTATTTGAAGCTGCTGTGCAGGCATGTGAAGCAGTGGATCGTTCGCTACAGAAAGCTGTGGAAGCGCTGCGTCAACGCGGCTATCATGTTTTGATTACCGCTGATCACGGTAATGCGGAACAGATGGAGGACGAGCACGGTAATCCTCACACGGCCCACACCACCAATCCTGTTCCTGTGGTTTTGCTTAGCGATGAGCCATGGCAACTGGCACCTGCCGGCAAGCTGGCAGATGTAGCCCCCACTTTGCTGCAGCTGTTGGACGTTCCAGTGCCGGACGCCATGAACGGAGTTTCGCTGGTGTCTCGCGCGTGA
- a CDS encoding ComF family protein, which translates to MKLRPLVGRALDFVYPRICLHCDRSIRQDSLLRLCASCQGYIVPDIQRQRGDELEITSLYPYNSPLFSLLKAWKYGRDRLAGQLVLKYWKDGLDCLPQSYLGGRTTVTWVPMFPLKQIYRGRHTARDLARSTGASHAALLHRWWPVRSQAGKKRKDRLQASAFGIVPSDRKCHEILLVDDIVTTGRTLTLCAEILQPMCEGDLRAVTLLRADT; encoded by the coding sequence GTGAAGTTGCGGCCCTTGGTAGGACGGGCACTGGATTTTGTCTATCCGCGCATCTGTCTTCACTGTGATCGTTCTATCCGCCAGGATTCTTTACTGCGTTTGTGCGCCAGTTGCCAGGGCTATATTGTGCCCGATATCCAACGTCAGCGGGGTGATGAACTGGAAATTACCAGTTTGTACCCCTATAATTCTCCTCTTTTTTCGCTTTTGAAAGCGTGGAAGTATGGGCGTGATCGCTTGGCGGGTCAACTGGTATTGAAATATTGGAAGGACGGCCTGGATTGTCTGCCCCAAAGTTACCTGGGAGGACGTACCACAGTAACCTGGGTGCCCATGTTTCCCCTTAAGCAAATTTATCGGGGCCGGCATACTGCACGGGACTTGGCACGATCAACCGGTGCCTCTCATGCAGCTTTGCTGCATCGCTGGTGGCCAGTACGTTCCCAGGCGGGAAAAAAGAGAAAAGATAGACTTCAAGCCAGCGCATTTGGTATAGTCCCAAGCGATAGAAAATGCCATGAGATACTGCTGGTAGACGATATTGTCACTACCGGCAGAACCCTCACCCTTTGTGCCGAAATACTGCAACCTATGTGTGAAGGGGATTTACGAGCTGTGACACTGTTGAGGGCTGACACATAA
- the gap gene encoding type I glyceraldehyde-3-phosphate dehydrogenase, protein MKVAINGFGRIGRSVFRIASQRQDMEVVAINDLTDAKTLAHLLKYDSVHGTFAADVKAKDDSIVVDGKEIRVYAEKNPADLPWKSLGVEYVLEATGIFTERDKAQAHIDAGAKKVIISAPGKNEDATIVMGVNEGNYDPARHHVVSNASCTTNCLAPAAKVILDNFGIRKGFMTTIHSYTNDQRILDLPHKDLRRARAAAMSMIPTTTGAAKAVSLVIPEVKGKLDGVAVRVPTPNVSVVDFVCEVEKNTTAEAVNKAFQAAAEGPMKGVLAYCDEPLVSIDFMGSTYSSIIDADNTKVMEGNLVKVFTWYDNEWGYSCRCIDLIAHMASS, encoded by the coding sequence ATGAAAGTAGCTATTAATGGTTTTGGCCGTATTGGACGTTCCGTGTTCCGCATTGCTTCACAGCGTCAGGATATGGAAGTAGTTGCCATCAACGATCTGACAGATGCCAAGACCTTGGCTCACTTGCTGAAATATGACTCAGTACACGGTACTTTTGCCGCCGATGTAAAGGCGAAAGACGATTCTATCGTGGTAGATGGCAAGGAGATCCGCGTTTATGCTGAGAAAAACCCTGCTGATCTACCCTGGAAGAGTCTGGGTGTGGAGTACGTGCTGGAGGCTACCGGAATATTTACCGAGCGCGATAAGGCCCAGGCCCACATCGATGCTGGTGCCAAAAAGGTTATCATCAGCGCCCCTGGCAAAAATGAAGATGCTACGATAGTCATGGGTGTGAATGAGGGAAATTACGATCCAGCCAGGCACCATGTCGTCTCTAACGCTTCCTGCACCACAAATTGCCTGGCTCCTGCTGCCAAGGTCATTCTGGATAACTTTGGCATCCGCAAAGGCTTTATGACGACGATCCACTCCTATACCAATGACCAGCGCATTCTCGACTTGCCCCACAAGGATCTCAGACGCGCCCGCGCTGCAGCCATGAGCATGATTCCCACTACCACTGGAGCCGCAAAGGCCGTTTCGCTGGTTATTCCCGAAGTAAAGGGAAAGCTTGACGGAGTCGCTGTGCGGGTCCCCACCCCCAACGTATCTGTAGTGGACTTTGTTTGCGAAGTAGAGAAGAACACAACGGCCGAAGCAGTCAATAAAGCTTTCCAGGCGGCAGCCGAAGGCCCAATGAAGGGCGTGCTGGCCTACTGTGATGAGCCCCTGGTCTCAATAGATTTTATGGGCAGCACCTACTCCAGCATCATCGATGCGGACAACACCAAAGTGATGGAAGGCAATCTCGTCAAGGTATTTACCTGGTATGATAACGAGTGGGGTTACTCATGCCGCTGCATCGATCTTATCGCCCATATGGCATCCAGCTGA
- a CDS encoding phosphoglycerate kinase, translated as MIKKSVRDVNLAAQRVFVRVDFNVPIRDGVVEDTTRIEAAVETIEHISAQGGRVILASHMGRPKGKVNPDMSLRPAAAVLGSLLGKSVKFVDDCVGEVVSRAVDAMADGDIILLENTRFYPGEEANDPEFARKLAVNADVFVCDAFGSAHRAHASTEGITAHVQESVAGFLLERELEYLSTRIQEAKRPFVAILGGAKVSDKIPVIKNLFDKVDAILIGGAMAYTFLAAKGIATGLSFVEKEMVDSTAELLEESRRRGVTIHLPLDHIAGKEFSEVTDKITTESELIRDGYMGLDIGPRTIAHYSEVIDHAKTVLWNGPMGVFEWKSFSEGTYAVAAALANNREAITIVGGGDSVSAIQKSGYADRVSHISTGGGASLELLSGIQLPGIACLANK; from the coding sequence ATGATCAAAAAGAGCGTGCGGGACGTGAATCTGGCGGCGCAGCGTGTCTTTGTGCGGGTCGACTTTAATGTGCCTATTCGCGATGGAGTCGTAGAGGATACCACTCGCATAGAGGCTGCGGTAGAAACCATCGAACATATCAGCGCACAGGGAGGCCGGGTTATTCTGGCCTCCCATATGGGCCGCCCCAAGGGGAAAGTCAATCCCGACATGTCGCTGCGTCCGGCAGCCGCGGTGCTGGGGTCACTGCTGGGCAAGTCGGTCAAGTTTGTGGACGACTGTGTGGGAGAAGTGGTCAGCCGTGCCGTGGATGCTATGGCCGATGGCGACATCATTTTGCTGGAAAATACCCGCTTCTATCCCGGCGAGGAGGCCAATGATCCGGAGTTTGCCCGCAAGCTGGCTGTCAACGCTGATGTTTTTGTTTGCGATGCCTTTGGCTCTGCCCACCGTGCCCACGCTTCCACAGAGGGCATAACCGCACATGTTCAGGAGAGCGTGGCTGGGTTTTTGCTGGAGCGAGAACTTGAGTATCTCAGCACTCGCATACAGGAAGCCAAACGACCCTTTGTAGCTATTCTTGGAGGAGCAAAGGTGTCCGACAAGATTCCTGTAATAAAAAATCTTTTTGACAAGGTGGATGCTATCCTCATTGGAGGGGCAATGGCGTATACTTTTCTGGCAGCTAAAGGAATTGCCACTGGGCTATCCTTTGTGGAAAAGGAAATGGTGGACAGCACCGCCGAACTGCTGGAAGAGTCCCGCAGACGTGGGGTCACGATTCACCTTCCACTGGATCATATCGCCGGAAAAGAGTTTTCCGAGGTGACAGACAAAATCACAACTGAGAGTGAGCTGATCAGGGATGGTTATATGGGGCTGGATATAGGCCCCCGTACTATAGCCCACTATTCAGAGGTAATTGACCACGCCAAAACGGTTCTTTGGAACGGCCCTATGGGCGTTTTTGAGTGGAAAAGTTTTTCCGAGGGCACCTACGCTGTTGCAGCGGCGCTGGCCAACAACCGCGAGGCCATAACTATTGTTGGTGGAGGAGACAGCGTCAGTGCCATTCAAAAAAGTGGCTACGCCGATCGGGTCTCCCATATTTCCACCGGTGGCGGAGCCAGTCTTGAGCTGTTGAGCGGCATCCAGTTGCCTGGCATTGCATGCCTTGCAAATAAATAA